From Polynucleobacter difficilis, a single genomic window includes:
- a CDS encoding 4Fe-4S binding protein, protein MTQKLICDCNRTMPLDAKALGVPMHTALCRQEVGSFLKALDGSEPILVACTQERGLFSELATQSEKPLVAPLRFVNIRELAGWTQEAEISTPKIAALLALADVPEADPVPVVDYQSQGRLIIIGPGAEALLWAEKLHTQLNVSVLCTESGALPSTREYPIYSGQVSKVEGYLGNFTVDWELKNPIDPEMCTRCGACVTACPENAIDDSFQIDMDRCKSHRACITACSGIGAINFDRSEVSRSAECDLILDLRPDAQMRMSQTPQGYFAPGTDPFAQSLVASQLITMVGEFEKPKYFAYNDKICAHGRNGKVGCSACIDVCSTGAIGSLFKNGQGQVEVNPNLCMGCGACATVCPSGAMRYNYPSVSHQGKQLKALITAYSDANSKSKSPQLAPTLLLHSLEAGAEVLDRLGRAAHLNPKRVEGLPAFVIPMGIEHIASTGLDLWLGSLAYGFGEVVLLLSGDEDPSYRAALEEQANLANAMLAAYQFPGARVQLIAMANKGDLPGVSSAMGRLRQRGALQSLGKPAVFAFSNQKRETLEATLEHFQKLAPVPLPVEGKPLPSSSLLGAIQIDTTACTLCISCVGACPEGAILDNPDAPQLSFIEKQCVQCGLCVQTCPESAITLQPRIATVEQRKEKVLLNETKPFHCISCGKAFGTLKLVELMLGKLALHDAFSGEALDRLKMCSDCRVVDMMKKEL, encoded by the coding sequence ATGACCCAAAAGCTCATTTGCGATTGCAATCGCACCATGCCACTGGATGCAAAAGCCTTAGGCGTTCCGATGCATACCGCTTTGTGTCGCCAGGAGGTTGGTTCATTTTTAAAGGCGCTGGATGGGTCGGAGCCGATTCTGGTGGCATGCACACAAGAGCGTGGTTTGTTTTCAGAGTTGGCGACGCAATCTGAAAAGCCGCTGGTTGCGCCATTGCGCTTTGTCAATATTCGAGAGCTTGCCGGCTGGACTCAAGAGGCCGAAATATCCACGCCTAAGATCGCCGCATTGTTGGCGCTTGCGGATGTGCCAGAAGCGGATCCAGTTCCGGTGGTGGACTATCAAAGCCAAGGTCGTTTAATCATTATTGGACCTGGCGCCGAGGCCTTGCTGTGGGCTGAAAAACTACATACGCAATTAAATGTGTCGGTACTGTGCACGGAGTCGGGTGCGCTGCCGAGTACGCGGGAGTATCCGATTTACAGTGGTCAGGTTAGCAAGGTGGAAGGCTACCTCGGTAACTTCACCGTCGATTGGGAATTAAAAAACCCAATCGATCCAGAGATGTGTACCCGGTGCGGTGCTTGCGTTACCGCCTGCCCAGAAAATGCGATTGACGATTCGTTTCAGATTGATATGGATCGATGTAAATCCCATCGCGCTTGCATTACCGCATGTTCGGGTATCGGCGCGATTAATTTTGATCGGTCTGAGGTTAGCCGAAGCGCAGAATGCGATTTGATTTTAGATTTGCGCCCCGATGCGCAGATGCGCATGAGTCAAACACCGCAAGGCTACTTTGCCCCCGGCACCGATCCCTTTGCGCAATCCTTGGTTGCTAGTCAACTCATCACCATGGTCGGTGAGTTTGAAAAGCCAAAGTATTTTGCGTACAACGACAAGATATGCGCGCATGGTCGCAATGGCAAAGTGGGATGCAGTGCCTGCATTGATGTTTGCTCTACCGGTGCGATTGGGTCTCTATTTAAAAATGGTCAAGGTCAAGTTGAGGTTAATCCCAACTTATGCATGGGCTGCGGCGCCTGCGCTACGGTTTGTCCATCGGGCGCCATGCGCTACAACTACCCCAGCGTATCGCATCAAGGAAAGCAATTAAAAGCCCTGATCACGGCATACAGTGATGCAAACAGTAAGTCCAAATCACCTCAGCTGGCACCAACACTCTTATTGCATAGCCTAGAGGCCGGTGCCGAGGTCTTGGATCGGCTTGGACGTGCAGCCCACCTAAATCCAAAACGGGTTGAGGGATTACCTGCTTTTGTTATTCCAATGGGCATTGAGCACATTGCATCGACGGGGCTTGATCTCTGGCTCGGCTCCTTAGCATACGGATTTGGCGAGGTGGTGTTATTGCTGAGTGGCGATGAGGATCCTTCATACCGCGCCGCTTTAGAAGAGCAGGCCAACTTAGCGAACGCGATGCTAGCGGCGTATCAGTTTCCGGGTGCGCGAGTACAGCTGATTGCGATGGCGAATAAAGGTGATTTACCCGGCGTGTCGAGTGCCATGGGACGCCTGCGGCAACGCGGCGCTCTGCAGTCCCTTGGTAAGCCAGCCGTGTTTGCATTTTCTAATCAAAAACGTGAAACCCTAGAAGCAACCTTAGAGCACTTTCAAAAGCTAGCCCCAGTACCGTTGCCGGTAGAAGGTAAGCCTCTACCTAGCTCATCGCTACTCGGTGCCATTCAAATCGATACAACGGCCTGCACCTTGTGCATATCCTGCGTTGGCGCTTGCCCAGAAGGCGCCATTTTGGATAATCCGGATGCGCCACAACTTTCCTTTATTGAGAAGCAGTGTGTGCAGTGCGGCTTGTGCGTACAAACGTGCCCAGAATCGGCCATTACCTTGCAGCCCCGGATTGCAACTGTCGAGCAGCGCAAAGAAAAAGTATTGCTGAACGAGACTAAGCCTTTCCATTGCATCAGCTGTGGCAAAGCCTTTGGTACCCTCAAGTTAGTCGAGTTAATGCTGGGTAAATTGGCTTTGCACGATGCCTTTTCTGGTGAAGCATTAGACCGCCTCAAAATGTGCAGCGATTGCCGGGTAGTCGATATGATGAAGAAAGAACTATGA
- a CDS encoding DUF3305 domain-containing protein codes for MRFAVVMRKQAIDNPWVSHRWAPVEVFADSGQFEESGVAITTSNPLGRFIERDAEGETWLFRGFSLDLFPDEAEGYFLNATAAEPCWFVMWRLEEDYQRFLEPDSLSHSEAESTLAIPHRICLSYNEAARLIDGGESVATVVLDKAHWQWLHDFVGAHYRPEPKKRQRPESFKGAQRSAED; via the coding sequence ATGCGCTTTGCCGTAGTCATGCGAAAGCAAGCCATCGATAATCCATGGGTTTCCCATCGGTGGGCGCCGGTTGAGGTATTTGCGGATTCCGGGCAGTTTGAGGAGAGCGGTGTAGCGATTACAACCAGCAATCCACTGGGTCGTTTTATTGAGCGGGATGCGGAAGGGGAGACCTGGCTGTTTCGCGGCTTTAGCTTAGATCTATTTCCGGATGAAGCTGAGGGATACTTTTTAAATGCCACAGCAGCCGAACCCTGCTGGTTTGTGATGTGGCGACTGGAAGAAGACTATCAGCGCTTTTTGGAGCCCGATAGTTTGTCCCATAGTGAGGCTGAATCTACTCTAGCTATCCCGCATCGCATTTGCTTGAGTTACAACGAAGCTGCGCGATTAATAGATGGTGGTGAATCGGTAGCCACGGTTGTGCTCGACAAAGCCCACTGGCAATGGTTACACGATTTTGTGGGCGCGCATTACCGGCCTGAGCCAAAAAAACGGCAACGACCCGAATCCTTTAAGGGCGCACAGCGCTCGGCAGAAGATTAA
- a CDS encoding TorD/DmsD family molecular chaperone has product MSDSMNPSPTEQAPTEVGNIGTAEDLARADLYGLLAAFYLKAPAQEFLDLITASAPQEQSLNEVSPLLGVWLNLISAVRDSTASDWNAEYASEFMGVGRPNLFLNSSFYLAGHLNEKPLVEVRRALAEFGLESSEDVTETEDHVSALFEVMRYLIAGDDVEISNLTNQRVFFNDHIRPWYDDFCDAIEANPETHLYRPVAALTREFLAVEGQAFDMM; this is encoded by the coding sequence ATGAGCGATTCAATGAACCCAAGCCCAACGGAGCAGGCGCCAACCGAAGTGGGCAATATTGGTACGGCCGAGGATTTGGCTAGAGCCGACTTGTACGGCCTCTTGGCTGCGTTTTACTTAAAAGCGCCTGCACAAGAATTTTTAGATTTAATTACTGCCTCAGCCCCCCAAGAGCAGTCCCTCAATGAGGTTTCGCCCTTATTGGGTGTTTGGCTCAATTTAATCTCGGCTGTCCGGGACAGCACTGCGAGCGATTGGAATGCGGAATATGCATCCGAGTTTATGGGCGTGGGTAGACCCAATCTTTTTTTGAATAGCTCGTTTTATTTGGCAGGCCATTTAAACGAGAAGCCTTTGGTGGAAGTAAGGCGAGCCTTGGCTGAATTTGGCCTAGAGTCTTCTGAGGATGTAACTGAAACCGAAGATCACGTATCGGCCTTGTTCGAAGTGATGCGCTACCTGATTGCAGGCGATGACGTCGAAATTTCCAACTTGACCAACCAACGGGTGTTTTTTAACGACCACATTCGGCCTTGGTATGACGACTTTTGCGATGCAATAGAGGCTAATCCGGAGACGCATTTGTATCGCCCGGTTGCCGCATTGACCCGTGAATTTCTGGCAGTTGAGGGCCAAGCCTTTGACATGATGTGA
- a CDS encoding DUF3306 domain-containing protein, whose amino-acid sequence MADGFLGRWSRRKAGLEPEGLDGSAPELKPKATPSTVPHDKQAIESTPAPAAEEVLPPTLEDAESIDRFAPDFSAFMKPNVDPAVQQAAMKKLFSDPHFNIMDRLDIYIDDYSIPDPIPMEMLKRMVQSESLGLFRAFEDGPGAKVLAESKEEKALEPESTSAESTTAAEPDPAEIADASAGDVTMPQDEVKVDVPNPDLDQTVASLKTVSEQKIK is encoded by the coding sequence ATGGCTGACGGATTCCTTGGCCGCTGGTCGCGTCGCAAAGCAGGTCTAGAGCCCGAAGGGCTCGATGGCTCCGCGCCGGAGTTAAAGCCCAAGGCAACGCCAAGTACTGTCCCGCACGATAAACAGGCTATTGAGAGTACTCCCGCTCCAGCAGCAGAAGAGGTCCTGCCGCCCACCCTCGAAGATGCTGAATCCATCGACCGTTTTGCGCCGGACTTCTCGGCCTTCATGAAACCCAATGTCGATCCAGCAGTGCAACAAGCGGCAATGAAAAAATTGTTTTCTGATCCCCATTTCAACATCATGGATCGCTTGGACATTTACATCGACGATTACTCCATTCCAGACCCGATCCCGATGGAGATGCTCAAGCGCATGGTGCAGTCCGAATCCCTTGGTTTATTTAGAGCGTTTGAAGATGGGCCAGGGGCTAAGGTTCTCGCGGAGTCGAAAGAGGAAAAAGCCCTTGAGCCAGAGTCAACTTCAGCAGAGTCAACTACAGCAGCAGAGCCTGACCCAGCTGAAATCGCCGATGCTTCTGCGGGAGATGTCACAATGCCGCAAGACGAGGTCAAAGTTGACGTTCCCAATCCAGACCTGGATCAAACGGTAGCATCCCTAAAAACAGTGTCTGAACAGAAAATAAAATAA
- a CDS encoding formate dehydrogenase, with protein MSTKSKPLTPPVTTASRRKFFVSAGATVGAVAVVSQTPMGKAIIQEVGSTVEGKKDGYQLTEHVRKYYQTTLI; from the coding sequence ATGAGCACAAAATCAAAGCCACTTACACCCCCAGTCACGACTGCTTCGCGCAGAAAGTTTTTCGTTAGTGCTGGCGCTACGGTTGGCGCGGTTGCGGTTGTTTCGCAAACGCCCATGGGCAAAGCCATTATTCAAGAGGTGGGTAGCACGGTAGAAGGCAAGAAAGACGGCTACCAACTCACGGAGCATGTCCGTAAGTATTACCAAACAACCTTAATTTAG